The genomic window CTatggctttgtttgtttgtttttcataacCAGTCAACcacctttaggcgtaacacctagtgtttgtacagtacattgaaATTACAAGTTGCGTTAGATTTACCGCACTGaaaagtttgatccactcacacagggaatgACCCCTACTCCTTTCGATAAGGGTGATACCTTATGAACTAACCTTGATGAGGAAGTAGTCCCTTTTGAAGCCCACACAGACAGAGTCCTTGCACCAAGCCATGGACTTGGCAACATCAGGCACTGCCATGTCAGGCtgtgaacaaaacatttcatttcataaccTTTAGCATGCTGAGATAACAGTGTGGCAGTATATAGAACCATCCTAAGCTAATTATCTGCACTTTTATCAGGAAAAATTATCAATATCTGCTGACATCTGCATAAATCATAATTCTGATATATTTAGATTCTTATGGCTAGTCATTCTTTAGATGAAAAGTTTGATTGATTTGGAGAGTGAAACAAGTTCTACTTACTGTGAGCTCGTGAAAGTCCCTATTTTTCCAGTAGTAGTTCTGTATTTTTCTCTTCACAGCGACCGCCATTCTCAATGTATGCGACAAGTCTCCACTCAGGGACTTGTGTTGCTGCATAGGCAAGATAGAAGAAAATTAAGTTACTAAGGCTGCAAATTGATGAACAGCTGTCTTCTCATAtacttatacacacacacacacacgcacacacgcacacacacacacacgcacacacacacacacgcacatcacaaacattattttcaagacCACCTCTAGATTGGGATGACTGCCACAGATCATTTAGTTGTTTTTCTCTCCAAAATAAGCATTCAGGAGAAAATCAAGTTACTAACTTAGCTATAAGTTGACAAATCTAGAAACACATTGCAAATTTAGAATAGTTTTCAAGATCACCCCAAGATTTCTTAAGATCATCCCACTTGAGAGACTTGAAATACCGGTAATACATGGATCTGGAGGGTACTCAGGGGGTTATCACTAATATCAGAATATTGTCGCTGTATGACACAACTGCTGTCCATATATAGGACCAAGCTGAATATCAAGTTGCCCATACAATCAATCTCTTTGTATTTAGAAAAATGGTATCTGAAGAGGAACACCAAGTGACCAAGTCTTGTTTCTTGTGTTGAGTTCCCCTTCCAACATCCCTGACATAATGATCAGGTAGACAATCACTGAATCAGCATCAAGAAATGTACCTGTAGATCTGTGGAAAACAGAGTGGCTCCCCTGGTCTTCTGGATGGTGGTGATACATTGGAAGGTGGTGATGTCATGTACACTCACTACATTGTCTGCACATGGGGAGAGACACAAACATAAGGTGTATATTTATAGACTGATGGACAACAACACTAACTGTGCATCACTAAATaatacttatttgcatacttaggACTTCAAtaaaatttgcatgtttgggcAACTATAATGTACTAAACACAGGACACTTACTAGTGTCAAAAATAATTGCATACtataatgcatttaagtttgcagtaatcTAATTTCGTgacagggagaaaatggagtgttcacagtagGTTTTAATTCGAGGTtcaaacaaggtggtaggcaggCTGAAAACAGGACAAGCACTTTCGCAGCGGTTTTCAGTTCCCAGTGGACAGGTTACCGCGAAAGCCGGGATATTAAAGtactgcaaatttaaatgcatttacagcatatcAGGGCAACTGCCAAACTCTTTTGGTAGTATTCGGTAGATCATCTCTAGAAATACCTGCTAACATCATCTATGTTAAAAATACATCATTCTCGTGTGAATAATAATTCCTAAACCATAAGTTTCTTAATTAAAAACCCTAGATTTGACGAAAGTATAATTTGTGAAATCTTTGGAGATGTTTcccaaacaacaaaacacttaCCTGATAAACTGATCAATATCTTCAGCTCAGAAACCACACACagctgaaaaaaatatacattcaatAAGTTGAAACAACCATATTCTGCAAAATATCTACTGAAGAAATCTATCAAGGTTACTTTGTATGCAAAACATCTATTTCCAATTACTGTATACTTTTTTTTAGTAGGAATAAGGCCTagcaaaattaatgttgtgttttcaatTACGATCCTGAAAAAATTGGAGTTGGTATTCAGGGGTTGtctttcaacatcatatttcaattataagGAAATAGATTGTCAAAGCAAAATTTTCTATATTGTGAATCAGAAATGAGGAGGACATATTGGGAAAtgattctacaatgttttcatcactcagatcgaaaatgttatgtcccttgccaaCAGTAGACCTACTAGTACAAAAAACCCGCTAGGGTCGGCAGATTTTTGCTAGGGTAGGCCGGGTAACCAGAAAACCAACTTTTTCCTTAGGCTTATTTGTGTGGTCATAGTGTATCAATGTACAATGTGTTACTCATTTACCTTATAGTATTGAttacaacaaaatgtaattgGTATGTTCCAATCATTGTATTTACTTTTGTATAGCcacagttgtagaagaccttatgaAAGTCTTAACTTTTGTTGTATGTATAAAGTTTGGAATGTACAGTACTTCTATATGTTAAGTAGAACAAGTTCTTATAATCATCACCAAGGGACTGCCAGGGGTGCTGACTAAACTTTAGTTAAGTACCTGAACTATTGGTTTCTTGGAGAAAGACTTGTTGGACCTTTCCAAGCTGACTTCATGTCTTGTTGAACCTAGAACAGGAAAAATTTCTGCAATTAAACTATGAATATGGTAAAATCTAGACCTCCATTATCAAAGAAGTGAAGAAAATATTCCTCAGAACAATTTTTGGTGCAAAAAATGACAGACTGTTCTACATTATTTTTCCAATGTTTTAACATATGCAGTATATACAAGAAACGTTGAGTTGCATACCAATTTGGTAGGTGATACAAATACACATGGAATGGATCTATAGTGTCTTGAAAGTTCATATTGCACACTCACTTGAACTAAGTATATTCACTTAAAAAAGACTTTCAAATTGGTGTTAAAAGCCACTGGAGGTTAGGAACTATTGGAGAAAGACCGGGACTAGCCACTGAATTACGCATGCCACAAGTTAATTTTGGATAAATATTCATAATAACTAgtacagtttatatatatataaatataaccTATTGTGATCATACCTGACTCTGTCTTGATACTGTAAAGTAGCAGATGCCCCTGCTTTGTGCCGACAAGTAATTTAtcagctgaaaaaaaaaagatgaagttatcaaaatgacaaaaatcactATATAGTAACTTTATATGAATTGCAGGTCCTCTTAGTATTTGTGCAACACTAATAGTGCGTCAGTAGAAATTGAGTGTCACTCAAATTGCCCTGTACTGGACCGCCCTTACCGCTTTAAATACATAAAACGCTGATGGTATACAGGATCCCAGACATGGCAATTTTCGTTCCAGTTATGGCACCTTGTGAGTTGAACTTGTAGCAAGTGGCTTTGACTCTTTTTGTAAAGTGGGTCAAGTTGTATCCAATGACTCTCAGGAAAGCATCACTTGTAGTGTAGTTGGATTGACTATACTCAAAGATAGAGGTGGGACTTTTGTGGGGTCGTACTCACAGATGGAGAGCCTAATACTATCAGGTGGTAAAGGGCTTCCTTACACTTACAGGTCAATATAGGGAGGATGTGGCATTTGGCTGGGTTGAAGGACGCAAGCCAGCTGTTTTACCAACCTGTTCCTGTCAGACTAcagagagggtctgcatgggggatccaGGCAAATTTAAGTTTTAACGCTTAATGGTATTCAGGAGTGATGACACTGCTCAATCGAAAATGGACTTTCTGTTGAGAAGGATTTTGGTTTTGGGAAATATTTCATTGGATTGTTGAATTTGTTCCATTGTAATGTTTGTATTCATGTGGTATCTAGCAAAACTAGGCTGCGGACACGGAGGACACAACCGAATGCTCGTCGTGACCTTATGGCGAAATTCGGGACGTGAGTAATTGTAGTTGGATCATCGCGCACATGCGAGTGATTGCGTGAGTGATACCAAGTAATTAGATACGAGTTAGTCGGAGTGACGTAATACTAGCAGGTTCCCAAGCACACCTTAGCGCGGACATTTTGAGTGTCAGGTTAGACATTAACATCTACCACAAGCCGCCTCAATCCTTGCCATATATGCCATCGGGAGCCGGGAAGAGAAAAACCAAACTACTGGGTCACTTCGGCAACAACGTTTTTGTTGCGGTCAGGAGCTTGACAAAATACAAGACCAAATCGATCGATCAATCTGCTTGGTGCGTCTCCACCCAGCGGGAgtgttttgcccccctccccacgtgcGTCTACTGTCGACACGTTTGACCCTGATGCGGCCGGCACAGTCGAGTCCTTGGAGTAGAGGCAGTAGGCTCAAGCGGCAGAAGTGCGCACCCTAGAGCTCCGTCAGGAAATCACCACTTGGGAGGCTGGCAAAGCTTCACTCCAGCAGCCATAATGTCAGGGTGTCTCCCACTTACAAGCTTAAGTGTTGTCAAGGACTGGAGGCGTGACCTTTGGTTGTTCTTTTGGCATCCTGACCTTTTGGTGCTCAAATTCACGATGGGAGTAATTTGTCAGTACCTTgcactgaggacaaagcatgatgcttttttgctagctagtgcaatgcggctttgctacgacTTTAGCCAAGggcactgggtcacccctaatcttgtcgataagtgtgttgggttcttctacttgcagaggtttgatgaaAGATGAGGCTTaagcctgaagctccctcatacacccTTACAACATACCCGAGTAGGGGCCGACCCTAGGCATTGCTAGGATCAATCTCCAGCCCACGGATCTGCGGAATTCGATCATGATAGCCAAGCAGTGGGGTTGAGCTGCCGCTTGTGCCATGCGGACATGTCAACAACGCTTATTAATGAATTCAAGATAACAAACATGGGATTACAGTGACCAATTGAGCTTCATGACTAATCCATTCACAACGCCTAATGATGAGTTGTTGTTGGTTGAAAGAGTCGGTGGGCTACGATTAAAGGTGAATTTAAAAATCTCTCTACGCCTCACGGAAAAACAAGATACAGGCCCTCAACAGACCTTGCATTGGATGGTCATGATATGGCTTGTGCACgtacatactagtactttgagacaaatactagtacagtactctGAAGTCTCTGGATTAAAACTTATCATAAAACTTGTTGTATTAACTAATATCGTATCATGTATCGTCAACTTTCACAGATATTATAAGATAACGTTATACACATTTGTAGTCCAAAATTAAGATTATGGATGACTCTACAAATTCTAGCACACTCATTGAACCATAACTAATGACAGAAATATGCCCCTATAGATCAACATAGGGTGAAACATAATTTGATGTAGCTAAACTTATTCGTAATCGATCTACATCGGGAATAAACAACAGATCACGAGATCCTCTTTGCCCCAACACGTATCATATTTAACCCCCTCTACTCACCCCAGCAGGCGATAGATTCGATCTGGAGGGGCAGCTTCTCGAGAATGGGAGCAGCTTCGTAAGCGTCGTGCATCTTGGCAGCATAAAATGCCCCAAGGAAGATTATAAAAACTCAAAAGTGGAgactaaaacatgtcaaatttgGCTAGGATTGTGTCATTCTTTTGGGAGCAACCATGTATTCTAAATGAGGGGCGCGTTGATATTTTTGATTTCATTCAACAAAtgtaaaacacaacaaattAGTCGCTGAGATCAAAAAAAGTTTATATCATAATAAGAATAATCTAAtgaaattactttgatattagaaacatgttgatttgaacTTTTCTTGGATAAAGTTTAAACTtcttttcaaaaaatgaaagtgAACTATTCCAATGACGGTTCAAAGGTTACACCGAGGACACAGCCCCGAAAGCACACAAACGTCAAGTACGTCTTTGAGGTTATAAATTTACAAACAGCttaattctgcagaattctacaTAATATTAGTAAAAACTTGGTAAACATAAATTTTTATGATAATTGTGTGAATTAGTGCAATATCAAGAGGTTTGGGGTTATTTTTGATACTTTGGATATTCTTATGTTCTGCTGCGGTGACATGTTCCCGCCATTTGAATCAGCAAAGATCGCGGAGACCAGAACCACAAAGGCTCCAGGTGGAACACAGAAGAGGTACGATATTTCCTTCCGATCGTCCCCAACAACCAATATTTGGGTTTTTAGACACAGATTATATCACATTCTACAAAGTACGCTTATGTGGAGACTTAGGAATAGTCGTATGTAGAATTTGAAGGCTGCTTTTTCGGCGGCTCTTTCTTGCCATGGCGTGGCCGGTCGCCCAACCCAACCCGACTTCTGAAAAGGCTTGTTCTAGAGAGGAAAGTGAAACTTGAACCGAATCGTCCGTATTTTGTAAGAAACGACATTATTTTCTGTCAGGTTTGATTAATTCGACCCCGATGTGATAAGTAGTTGATGTTTTATTAGCGATACAATGTAATTAAAGTCGATTGTAGTCGAGTAAAAAAGAGGGAAAAATTTCTTCCGAGTTTTCCACTTGGACCAAACTGGCTCCGGGGTTTCTAAACGTGGGTTGATATTTTTCGGTGTCTATCGGAATGAATTTTACACAATAATTAATGATTTGCAAACGGCAGATATGTACCAAACTGTCTGTAATAATTTTAGAGCCTTCATAGGGAATTCCAGTGTGATTTTGCCCTCTAAAGGTACGGTATTTATTTTAGAAGCCGTACTAAGGGACTCTCAGTTTCAAACAAATTACACCGAAATTTACTTTAGGGACGGTTCTTTTATAACCTAAGAGGGGAGTCAACAAAATCAAGTCAACCTTAATGGTTGAAGTTCATGGctacaaaattacatgtatatcttcaaTTTTTAGATAGTAAAGGGGCATTAACTAAGGTTTAACTGaagtttaatttgttttttGATTATGTTTCATGGTGACTgctaatttgtttttttatgttcttgtgacatattttaaaactagcaacaagagaaaaaaaatcaaaaggctaaaaatattgaaagtatgCTATGAAGATTGTACAAAAACTAAAAACAATTATAAATGAGAAAAAAGCATTAACAATTTTTCAGAGATAATATCAgtttgaaatagaaaatatcTAAAATACTAAAACGATATGTTCTTGAAACTTAATAAATGAATTGAACATTTATCAGTTACAAACATTGTAACATATTGTTTGAGCTGAAATAATTAATTGAAAGAATGGTGAATAGATTGTGTTATGTAGCGTTGTAGGGCCTCTGACTTGTGTTATACTTTAACGTTGTGTATTTTCCTTCCACTTTTCAGCCATTATGGCTCCGCACAAGGTTGACAATGGCAAGCGGCGAAAAGAACCGAAAACAGCTGGCAGAAAGATCGGCAAGCAGACGCCAAGATGTGACTGTAGGTTATTTTGCGGAGTCCGTTCAGAATTACGCCGTTTtttttatctctctctctctcttactcCTCAAGGAAAAGGGACTCTTGGACCCttccttcctcctcctcttcccaGCCAAGGTTTCCTTGGAATCCTTCTTGTAGACTTAATAGCTGATTGGTCAGCACACTGGCTCTGAGGCTCATTAGCATACTCAACATCCAATGAAGACAATTAAACGTATTCACGTATATGCCTGATTTTCTTCCTCGTCTACCCCCTTGTGCACTACTCACAGCTTTGACCGCTTCGCTGAAAATGGAGAACGGGAAAGCGAACGGGAGTCTGCAGGACGTGCAGAAGGACCACGAGTTGTTCCTGCAGGCGTTCGAGAAACCCACGCAGATCTACAGGTTTCTGCGGACCAGGCACATCGTGGCTCCCGTCTTCCTACAGAGGAACGTCACGTACATGTCTCAGAGGTCCTCCAGGAGCCAATGTCGTAGGAAACAGTTCAAGGTGGCGTATTATGTAAAcagtttctgttgctttttttcaTTAAGTAGTTATAGAATGATTTCTATattcatttttagaaaaagGAAGGGTAGAATAAAAAAGAACAAGGTTTAGTAATTCTTCCCTATGCTCTTTGCTGAAGTTACAGTGTTCTTTTGAAACCTGGATGGAAAGTCTTCTAGACTGGTATTTTGTGTgctgtaatgtacatgtacctacgcAGGTTTAAATGAATTgagtgtatgaatgaatgaatgattgattgattgaacaaACATGAATGATTGAGTGAATGCTTCTGTGATGTAATGTTagtgtcttgttttttttaccttttgctAGCTTTAAAGTTATCCAAttgctttgctttcttttaaaagttacaTACAGTTTGATGAGCTTTGCCAGCCAACCAAATTTTGCCCCTTTTCTGTTACAGGTGGATTCAGTGTTAGGAGATATTGTTGCTGAGGAGAAGAAAGTAGAAGAACAAAAGGCGCTCAGCCCCCCTGTACAATGCACACCTAGGTATTTAAACTTGAATTTCATCACCTTCTGCTGGTCCCAGGCAGACAATGTGGACCCAGCAGTCGTGCCTCAAGAGGTCATGGTCGAGGCCGCCCTTCTCAAGATCTGTCACAAGAAGAGGAAAGACGTCCTGTCTCCGATGAAGCATGTCCCCCTGGGAAAGATACAAGTGCCCTGTGTGTCCGGTGCTGACGGTGCTAGTAGAACGGGACCTTCGCTGTCCATCCCGGGAGAGTGCTTCCAACCAAGTAACGGTCAGATCAAATCCTACGTGCTGGTGCTCAGAGTCACCGTTACCAATTCTCAACCAATGGGAGGCGAAGACGAGAACGCTTCCGGGGAACCGGCGCCAAAAAGGCTCTGCACGTCCCCTCAGGAAGGCGTGGTGTTGAACGGGATGGTCAATGGAGACATGCAGCTGGAAGACATGATCTCGAGTGCAGAGTACCAGGCGGAGTTGATTGTGTACGACAAGCAGCACTCGTGTCTGCTGACGGAAGGGGATTACGAGATCGCGCTGAAACAGACGCACAGTCTACCTCTCCAGAACAAACAGGCGCAGTGGGAGACCATCTTAGACGGCAGGGCGGTCGGACCGTTCGAGACGTTCCGACTCGGACCGACGCTACGTTTTAAACTGACTTGGACGCACTGTCCCTCCACGGTCACCAGTAGAATATCCACCTCACCATCCAAAGTCACGGGACAGAGTCTCGGACCGTTTGAGGAACGACCGGTCGAGAGACATAACTCAAAAACGCTGTCGAACGTCAAGTACAAGAAAACACCGGAGAAGCAGGAAAAGCGACAAAGGATCTTCTACCAGTTTCTGTACAATGGCAACATGCGCCAGCAAACAGAAGCGCGGGACGACCTCCACTGCCCGTGGTGCACGCTGAACTGTATGAAGCTGTACAGCCTTCTCAAGCATCTCAAACTCTGCCACTCGCGTTTTACGTTTGTCTTCGTCCCACATCCCAAAGGTGCTAGAATCGACGTCTCCATCAACGAGGGATACGATGGTTCGTACGCGGGAAATCCCGCCGACCTCCACCTCATGGGCTTCGCGTTCAGGAGGAACGGGCCATGTCGGAGGTCTCCTGTCACCaacatt from Branchiostoma lanceolatum isolate klBraLanc5 chromosome 4, klBraLanc5.hap2, whole genome shotgun sequence includes these protein-coding regions:
- the LOC136432298 gene encoding polycomb protein suz12-B-like isoform X1, with translation MAPHKVDNGKRRKEPKTAGRKIGKQTPRCDSLTASLKMENGKANGSLQDVQKDHELFLQAFEKPTQIYRFLRTRHIVAPVFLQRNVTYMSQRSSRSQCRRKQFKVDSVLGDIVAEEKKVEEQKALSPPVQCTPRYLNLNFITFCWSQADNVDPAVVPQEVMVEAALLKICHKKRKDVLSPMKHVPLGKIQVPCVSGADGASRTGPSLSIPGECFQPSNGQIKSYVLVLRVTVTNSQPMGGEDENASGEPAPKRLCTSPQEGVVLNGMVNGDMQLEDMISSAEYQAELIVYDKQHSCLLTEGDYEIALKQTHSLPLQNKQAQWETILDGRAVGPFETFRLGPTLRFKLTWTHCPSTVTSRISTSPSKVTGQSLGPFEERPVERHNSKTLSNVKYKKTPEKQEKRQRIFYQFLYNGNMRQQTEARDDLHCPWCTLNCMKLYSLLKHLKLCHSRFTFVFVPHPKGARIDVSINEGYDGSYAGNPADLHLMGFAFRRNGPCRRSPVTNILVAKPRRPEPSLSEFLEGEDLELDWTRPFTSGHNRLYFHSGTCLPLRPQEIDNDSEEESDPIWLKQRTQHMIDEFTDVNEGEKELMKMWNLHIMRNGHIADCQVPTACSTFVEEKGAWIVQRNLVRNMLLHLVNLYDFSLISSAVVQQTVARLRKMEAEAATTAATTTKESSQNFTVPSTATSPEQPQKPLS
- the LOC136432298 gene encoding polycomb protein suz12-like isoform X2, translated to MENGKANGSLQDVQKDHELFLQAFEKPTQIYRFLRTRHIVAPVFLQRNVTYMSQRSSRSQCRRKQFKVDSVLGDIVAEEKKVEEQKALSPPVQCTPRYLNLNFITFCWSQADNVDPAVVPQEVMVEAALLKICHKKRKDVLSPMKHVPLGKIQVPCVSGADGASRTGPSLSIPGECFQPSNGQIKSYVLVLRVTVTNSQPMGGEDENASGEPAPKRLCTSPQEGVVLNGMVNGDMQLEDMISSAEYQAELIVYDKQHSCLLTEGDYEIALKQTHSLPLQNKQAQWETILDGRAVGPFETFRLGPTLRFKLTWTHCPSTVTSRISTSPSKVTGQSLGPFEERPVERHNSKTLSNVKYKKTPEKQEKRQRIFYQFLYNGNMRQQTEARDDLHCPWCTLNCMKLYSLLKHLKLCHSRFTFVFVPHPKGARIDVSINEGYDGSYAGNPADLHLMGFAFRRNGPCRRSPVTNILVAKPRRPEPSLSEFLEGEDLELDWTRPFTSGHNRLYFHSGTCLPLRPQEIDNDSEEESDPIWLKQRTQHMIDEFTDVNEGEKELMKMWNLHIMRNGHIADCQVPTACSTFVEEKGAWIVQRNLVRNMLLHLVNLYDFSLISSAVVQQTVARLRKMEAEAATTAATTTKESSQNFTVPSTATSPEQPQKPLS